In Bernardetia litoralis DSM 6794, the genomic window ATTATAAAACAGTAATTAAAGTTTTGTTTTAAAAAAATGAGTAAGGTCTAAAACATCTACTCCCATAACTCACTAATTTTTTCCTCACTAAAATCCAATTTTATGGACTTTAAGCGTACCTCTGTATCTTTTCTTTGTGCTTCACTCATTTTTACTTGTGTAGCTTTCACAAATGGTTCATCTGTAACTATTTCAAAAACAGATAAAATCACCAAAAAATCAAAAAAGAAAATACATAATCGTATCATCTCTTCCAATATAAACTCTACCTCCTTAGCTCCTCTTCATACAAACTCTCTTCTAAATTGCTTCTCAACTCCTTTAGTTTTTTTTCCCCCTGTTCATTTTTCAGTAGCAAAGGATAGCATTACAGAAATCTCTTCTGAGAATTTAGCAGATACACCAACTAAAAAAGAAAACATTCAAGTTTTACTTGACGAAGAAGCCAAGCAAAAAACAAATGAAGAAAACCTTGAATTAGATGCTGAAGAAATAACAACAATAGACTTTTCTGCTCCCAATAACCTTGCTATCAGCCCTCAATTATTGGAAAAAATTGCTCTTAGAGAAGACTTTGTAACTTCAGTAGTTGATATTGCAATAGAACAAGAAGGCGTTCCTTATGTGTATGGTGGACGCTCACCCAAAGGTTTTGATTGTTCTGGATTTGTATCTTATGTATATAGTCAATTCAATATTAACCTTCCTGCCTCATCTAGTTCGTACGACCATGTAGGCAAAAGAGTAAAATTAGAAGATGCACAAGTAGGTGATATACTTTGTTTTACAGGAAGAAATTCACATTCTGGACGCACGGGACATGTGGGAATTGTTGTAGAAAATAATCCAAATGAACCTCTAAAATTTATTCATGCAGCATCAGGAAGTAGAAGAAAAATTACATATTCGACAATGGAAAGTAGTTATTATAAACCTCGTTTTCGTTCTGCTCGCAGAATTTCAACTCCTATTTTGGAAGAAATTTTGAAAGATATTGAAAGTGCTGAATAAGAATTTTTTGATTTAATTGTTATTGTATAAAAAAACGGATTCAAATTAATTTGAATCCGTTTTTTAGTTTGTATAAATTATTTTTTATTCTTCTCCAAAATACTCTACATAATTTTTTTCAGTTTCAAAAAGAGTAAGTGAATGTAAGACTGCATTTTTTTCTGATAATTCTAAAATTTTTGGAGCAAGAATTTTCCAAAACTCCATAATTACAATTTCACAAGAAGGAATTTTACCTTTTAAAAAATCTACTTGAATATTAAGATTTTTGTGATCCACTTTATCAATAATTTCAGTTCTTATTAATTTTCCTAACTTTTTCAAGTCCAAAACGCAACCTGTATTTGGATTAATTTTTCCTTTTACTTTTACAATCAGTTCAAAATTATGCCCATGAAAATATTGATTCGAACAAATCCCAAACTCTTCTTCATTTTTCTCATCGCTCCAAGCAGGATTAAATAATCGGTGTGAAGCACAAAAATATTCCTTTCGGCACAAATAAACCATCTTTTCTTATCCTTAGTTTTTAATATTTTATTTTAAAGTACAAAAATACGCTTATTCTACAAATAATTGATAATTTATTTTGGAATATAAATTTTGAAATAAGAGATATTTAAAACCATACAACAAAAGGGTACATAACAATTTATCGCATGATTTGTTGGTGTCGATATGCTAAAACACCAACAACAGCGTTAAACTATACCACAAAATAATATTTGCTCTGAATCTTAAATTTTACTTAGATTCTTACTCCCATAAAGGTAATATCATCTCGCTGTGGAGTTTCTTGCTGATGATTATCTAATAATTCAATTAGTTTTTGTTTTTGTTCTTCAATAGCCATAGCTGCCAAATCAGGTAGTATTTCTAAAACTTGTGTTGTTCCTAATTTTGCACCATTTGGATTAGATTGGTCTGAAAATCCATCTGAGAAAAAATATAACATTGTTCCTTTTGGAATATTTACTTCATGATTTTCAAAATTAATATATTTTTTTCTTCTAGAAACTTCTCCAATTGAACGTCTAACTCCTTTTATAATTTTCAATTCAGAAGTAGGCAAAACATAAAAAAGAGGGCGTTTTGCACCACAATATGTAATTTTAATTTCTTCTTTTTGCGTTTTATTTTTATCAATTACACAAAGTGAAATATCCATTCCATCAGCATTTGCTTTCTGTTCTTGTCGTAATGAAATTTTAATTTCTTTATTGAGCCACTCTAAAATAGCTGCTGGGTCAGTAAGATTTTGTTGAGAAACAGCTTCATTTAAAAATGTATGCCCAAGCATAGACATAAAAGCTCCAGGAACTCCATGTCCTGTACAATCTACCACAGCAACAAAAAGTTTGTCTTTTGTTTCTGTTGCCCAATAAAAATCTCCTGAAACAATATCTTTAGGACGAAAAATAACAAAATGTTCTTCAAAATAGGCTTTTAGTTCTTCTTCTATTGGTAAAACTGCCTGTTGAATAGTTTGAGCATAACGAATAGAATCTGTAATATTTGTATTCTTAGTAGAAATTATTTGATACGCTTTAATATTATCTAAGGCAATCGCTGTATAAGCTCCCAAAGTATCCAACATATCTAGTTCTAAAGAAGAATATTCATGTTTTTTCATACTCTGAACACTCAGCACTCCAATTATTTCACCTTCCGAACTTAGAGGCAAGTAAACTAAAGAATAAGGCAGTTTTCCTACTTCTACATCTTCTAAAGTTGTATTAAAATATTCTTTATACTGAGATTGTAAATCATTAATAACTAATCGTTGATTATTTTTCAGACTTCTTACTGATAATTTTGTAGTATCATTTATATTATCTGAATGTGCTGGTAATATTTCATCATTTTCAATAAATCCTTCAAAATCAATTTTTCCTGTATAGTTATTAAGAATTCCAATTCCAAAACCATCAGCAGGCATAAGTGTATTTATATTCTCATAAACAGTTTGAATAAGTGTTTGTACATCAAGAATATTTGTTATTTTTTGTCCAATTTGACTCAGAATACGTACATTTTGATATGATTTTTCAATTTCTTGTTTTTGTTCATTAATAGCTGTATTGGCAAGTGATAAATTTTCAGCCTGCAATTCTAATTCTTCTTTTTGATTATTGATAGCTACATTTGCTTTTGAAAGATTATCAGCTTGTAGTTGTAGCTCTTCTTTTTGCTGAACAATTTCAATTGTTCGTTCTGTAATTGTTTTTTCTAATTTTTTCTTATCTCTTTCTAATCTTTTGGTATTTAACCTAACAATCAACCAAACAATCAAGGCAATCAAAATGGTGTAGATTATATATGCACTCCAAGTTTTATAAAATGGAGAATCAATTCCAAACTCATATACCACTTCTTCACTTTCTACGCCCCAAACAGTACGAGCTTGCACTCTAAATTTATAATTTTTATCAGGCAAATTTGTATATTCTTTGTGTGTTTTGGATGACCAAGTCGACCATTTTTCATCTAGTCCATCTAATTTATAACGATATTCTGTTTGTTCTGGAAAACTCATATCTGGACTTGCAAATGAAAAACGCAGCGCATTCAAATCATAATTGAGTTTTAATTTTTGATTATTTGGTTGAGTATAAGTTATCAGACTATCTGCATCAAAAAATACACCTCCAAAGAGCAACGAATCATTTTCTCCCAAAAGTTCTATTTTACGAACTTCAACAGTAGGTTTTTGATTAACTTCTAACTTTCGTTTTGTATCTATAAAAAGAAATCCATTTTCTACTCCCAACACCAATTTGCCATCAGACAGCATTTGGGTTGAGGTAATTTCGTTGTACAAAGATTGTAGTGCTACAATATCTGATTGCTTTTTATATGCATTTTTTTCTTTCCACAGAACTCCTTTTTCACCCTCTATTCTGTACCAAATATTTTTGTTTTTGTCTTCATAAAGATAACGTATTTTTTTTGTTTGAAAATAGTCTTCAAAAAAATTATCCTTTATAAACTCATCCGTTTTGGCATTATATTTTAAAATTGTATTTTCATTTACTACCACTAATCTATCTCTTATTTTGTAAATATGATTACCTATTTTAGATAATAATCCTTCATCAGTTGCATATAATTTAGCTTCTAACAAACTATCATAGTTCTCTGAAAAAGTAAAACGAAATACTCCTTTATTATTACTTTTTGTCCACCAATATCCTTCATATTGAATCAAATCCTGTACATTTTCTTTAAAGTTTGAGTATTTTTGTTCTTTCCATTCTTCATTTTTTGTATCTTTTTTTTTGGTAAAAAGACTAATTCCTTTTGAAGGAAGTGTCAGAAAACGTGTTGTTGATTCAGTAGAAATAGGCTTAATAGTCCAAATCGCTTTTTTTGCAATAGCAAGTTGATTGGCTACTGTATCAACTATTTCAAATATACCCAAATTATGTCCTTGATAAACTTTATTATCATCAGAAGTTGCAAATAAGCCATACCCTTCTGTTCCACGAAGTAAAGAAAATGCCTTCTGATTTCCATCTATGGAATTTGTTGAGTTTGGATAATCATTCTGATAAATACCTAAAGTAGTTCCTAGATATAGTTTATTATATATTTCTGAATAATTAGCTGTTAGTCCTTTTCCTTCTACTCCTTGTTTTTCCCCAATAGTAGAATAAGGAATGCTCAAATAAACACAAGAAATCCCATTACCTGTCGCAAGCCACAAATTATTTTGCTTATCCAAAAACAGATTATAAATAGTATTCGTTTTGAGAATATTCTCTTTATTTAGATGTAATTTTATATTTCCGTTGAGGTCTGTAATAAAAACACCATTTCTAAGTGTTGCAATAGCAATTTCTTGAGTAGGAAGAAGAATAGAAGCATAACCTTTTGTTTCATTAAGAGTAGATAAAGCAGAAAAATTTATTTGTGTACTTTTTTTATTTTTTATTTCAAAAACACCTTCTGGACGAGTAAGAACAATTATATTTTTCTCTTTATTTTGTTGATTTTTTGAAATAACTCCATAAATATTATTTCCTCCTACAATTTGACCTGCAATTTCTTCTAATTCATAATCTTCATTCAATTTTAATAATCCTCTTTCAGCATCTCTAACATAAAAATTATTATTTGCAAAAAAAGATGTTCCAAATTTATTTTTACTTTCAATAATTTTGATAAAAACACCATTCTTATAAATTAAAATTTGTTCAACAGTTCGGAAGTAAACCTCTTGTTGTTCTTCATCAATAAAAATTTGCCAAACATCATTAAAATTTCTCTTATCTTCTGGAATTTTGTACAACAAAGAAATATATTTTAATGTATTTGTGGAATCAGGTTTGAGTATTCCTAATTCTCCTTTTGCTCCTACAAAAATTTCCCCTTTTTTATTTATAGCTAATGATTTTACAGTAGATTGATTAGCAGTTTCATACCTGCGCCAGTTTTTACCATCAAATTCTAAAACACCTCCATTATTTCCGACATAAATAAAACCATTTGTGCTTTGAGCAATTGCCCAGTTTTGTGAAGCACCATTATATTCATCTGATGAAAAATTATGCACCAAAGGAAAGCCTATTTCTGGGACAAAAGTAGAAAGGGTTTGATTTTGGGCTATTACATTTTGTTTTAGTCCAAAGAACACAAATAATATATAAAAAATAAAATAGTAATACTTTAGATTAATTTGTTTTTTATTTTTTACAAGGGAATAATTTATTTTCATTAAAAAAAATTAATAGTATCAAAACAAAGCTAGTGAGGGAAACAACTCTATTCTTCTAATTTTAAAACAGTATTACACAATAATAAACTAAAAAAACTTAAATTTAAAATATTTTCAGTTTTTTTTTAATTCTGTAAGCTAGTTTTTTGGTTTTCTAGTTGCTTTTTATGCTTTATTAATTAATGCCTCCTTAATTCTTTTTTCAGTTTCAGCAATCAACGAAGTAGAACTATTTCCTTCTTCCAACCAAATTTTCATATCAATAGGCTCTAATACTTTTAATTGAAAATTAATCCCAAATGGAATAGGCTTAAAATAATAACGTTGTATTTTCCAAAAATTATCTATCACCACAGGAACAACAATAGGAGGATTTTCTTTCATAGATTTAAACATCATAAGCATTCCTGCTGGCTTAAAATCTAACATTTTTCCATCTTTAGAACGTGTTCCTTCTGGGAAAATACAACCTGCATAATTATTTTTTGCGATATACTTTGAAAACTGATTCATTGCTGTCAAAGATTGTTTTCTATCTTTTCTATCAATCAAAACAGAACCTCCATGACGAAGATTATATGAAATTGCTGGTGTTCCATATTCTAATTCTTTCTTACTCACAAATTTTGGGTGATACTTTCTAAATGTCCAAAGAATAGCAGGCACATCATAAATACTTTGATGGTTTGCAACTACAATAATTGGTCTATCAGTTGGTAAATTTGGTTGTTTCATATTTGGAAGCCTTGCTCCTAGTACCCTTAAAGCCTGCATAAGCCAAAAAACCATATAATCTACACTTTTTTTATGTCCTTTATAACCAAATAGATTGAGTGAAATAACTTGAAAGACATGAAAAATACAAAGTGTAATAAAAAAAATAAAAATGAAAATAGGCGTTAGAAGCCACGAAATAATTTTATGAAAAATATTCATGATAAATAATAATAATTTTTGATTGAATGTGTTTTATGTGTGTTTGGTCTGCAAAGGTGCTTATTTTTTTTGAAACAGCATACTTTTTAAATAAAAAAACGCCATTCCAACTTTATTGAAATAGCGTTCTGAATTTTTCATTATAATATTTGACAATTAATCACCATCGCCACTATCATAAGTAATCGTAATTCCTAAAAGAGAAATCATTTCACTTTTCAAAAAACGAGTTAGTTTTTGCATTTCTGTCAAAAGATTATTTATAGGAGTTGAGTTTGAAGTAATTTGAGTTTGTAAATCTTCATTAGGTAAAAGATTAATTACTTTTTCAACTTCTTCTAATTGTGCTTTAGTTTCCAAAACGATTGCTTCTCCACCTTCTACACTCAATAAATATTCTTCAAAACCAATTCCATCTTGTCCATTCAATGATTTTCCGTACCAAACACGTTCAATATTTTCAAAATGAGCTTTCAAAAATAAAATTGATTCTTTGCTATAATAGGCTTCTACTAATGTTGGGTCTGCTTGTGTTTGTCCTGCTCTTCTTCCTAATGGCAAACCTAATTTGAAGTTTTTGATACTCTCAAAACTTTTACTCCATTCATTAAATAAAATAGAAACACCACTTCCTGCATCTGTTCCTGTATTATTTGTAAAGGTTTCTTTATAGCCAGTTGTCCAAGAAGTATTTACATTTGTTACTTCAGTTTGAATATTCTCAACAACAGCCAATAAATAATCTTTTCTATTTTGGTCTGTATATTTTTCCACTACATCTGCTGTATTCTCTTTATCAAAAAGTAAATATTCAGCCCCTAAAAAGCCTCTTGAATCTCTATCAAAATTATCAAATGATGAATTTCCAGCAGTTATATAATTCTCCAATTTTGTTTCACTAACAGGAAAAGTTCCTACATTTTCCAATAAAGAGCCAAGTGTTCCTTGTGCTGCACCAAAATTGTATGCATTTGCATCTTGAAAAGATAAATAAGCTGCCTTCCAAGCAGTTTGAGCTGTTTCTAAAGTAGAAACAGATGGGTTTTGAGTAAAATTCTGAGTAGCTTCAACAAGTAAATCTGTATTGTCTTCTAAATTTTGATAAGAAGGAATAATCAAATTTGTAGCTACATTTTCTAGTAACTCTTTTCTATCAAATTCTGTTTTTTCAGTTTCATTTTCATTCCCACACGAGGAAAGACCCAAAAAAGAGAATAGTATAAAGAAGCCAAAATAAACTTTAAAAAAAATAGTTTGCATAAACTTAGTTGTATATTTAAATAAAAACGAAAATAACTCTTTGAGTTATTTTTACGTACATCATAAAATTAATCTAATTCATTATCCTTGTTTAGACTAATTTTAAATAAGGTTTTGATTTTTCACAAAAGTACATTTTAAGGCTTGATTTTGCAAGCCTATTTTTATTTTTTATTATAAACTATGCCTTATTCACTACCTCAGATGATAACTTTATACAAAAAAAAGCATTTCCAAAATAAATTAGAAATGCTTTTTATAGAACTAGGTAGGATAGAATTGGATAGATTCTTAAAAGAGAATTAATATCAATTCAGTAATATCTTATATTTTTTAAAGATTTTAATCATAAATCTAAAAAAAATGTAGCCGACAATACACCGCTCAACTATCTACCCTTGCTGCCTTCCGACCCTGGGGGAGTTCAACAGGAGCTAGTCACGCCGACCACGATGCAAAGGTACGAATCTTTTTTAGACATGCAAGTAAAAAACAATTATTTTTTCTATTGTTTTTCATACTTATCAATAACTATTTAAAAATCATTGAGTTATAAGTATTATTTTATTAAAAAATAAAACTATCTAAATTTAAAATTTAGTATAAAAATTGACATAAAAAAAGACATTTCTAAATCAGCATTAAAACTAATTTAAAAATGTCTTTTGAATATCTTATAGTTTTTAAAGATTCTAATCATAAATCTAAAAAAATGTAGCCAGCAATACACCGCTCAACCACCTACCCTTGCTGCCTTCCGACCCTGGGGGAGTTCAGCAGGAGCTAGTCACGCTGACTACGATGCAAAGGTACGAATCTTTTTCAGACATGCAATAGGTTCAATAAAAAATTTTGAATAAATTTCACTCAAAACAATCTAAAAATTTTGAATTTTGCTATAAGTTACTTATATTCAATGTTTTGTATTAATTAAATTAGAAAAATAAATTTCAAAAAAATTATTTTTTATTAGTTCTCATCAAGTTTATTCAAAAACTCTACTAATTTTCTTGTTGCAATGGCTCTATGACTAATTTTATTTTTTTCAGATAATGGCATTTCTGCAAATGTTTCATCATAACCATTCGGCACAAAAATAGGGTCATAACCAAAACCATCTTCTCCTCTTGGGGTATCAATAATTTTTCCTTTGATTATTCCTTCAAATTGCTGTTTTTTTCCATCTAAAACCAATGTGAAAACAGTTTTGAATTGAGCATTTCGGTTTGTATTTCCATTTTCTGCTTGTTCATTCAGATTTTTTAAAACTAATTTCATATTTTCTTTTGAATCTCTATATGAACCTACTATTTCATCTGCATACATTGCCGAAGAAACCCCTGGCTGTCCGTTTAAGGCTTCAATTTCTAATCCTGTATCATCAGCAAAACAATTTGTAGCATAATTTTGATAAACATACATTGCCTTTTGCTCAGAATTTCCTTCAATGGTTGGCGTAGTTTCAGGGATTTCTTCTGTGCAGCCGATTTCTTTTAGACTTACTAATTGAATAGTTGATGGAAGAGCTGCTTTTACTTCTTCTATTTTTTTTGAATTATTGGTAGCAAAACAAATTTTCATAATAATCGATTAAATTTTGAATGAGTTTAGTTTATTTTTTGTAATTTTTCAGAAACATAAATTTGAGAATAAATAAAAGATATTCAAAACTAATTCTTTATTAAATTTTTATAAAAATGACTATCCACACTTTAGAAAGAGAAAAACACCAAGATTTCCTAAAACAAGAACGAATTGACCCAATTACAGGAGATTTATTAAAAGAGAATGATAAAATTGTAATTTGTGCAAGCTGCAAATCTGCTTTTTTGGTGGATTCTTGGGAGTATATGAATGAAGAACATTGTGAGCAGACACATACTTTAAGAGAAATTCCGAAAAGTGAAATTGTTAAAATGGAGAAAAGTATTTTTATTGATTTTTTAGAATTAAAAACATGTTCAAACTTTGATGCAGCACAAAAAGCAGCCTCTCCTTATACTTTAAGTGGTTTTGTTTTTTTTGCCCTTCTATATAATTTTGGATTTATTGAACTTCTTGCCATTAATTTTGCACACTTCGTATCTTGGCTTTTTATCTTTGTATTTTATGCTGAATCAAGTTATAAAAAACTTATAAAAATAAAAAATAATACTCTTATTTTTAACAAAAGTAATGAATCACTGGGTTCAGTTAAAATAGATGATATAATCAGCCTGCAAATTGAAAAACCTAAAAGATTCTTTTTCTCAAATATGATAGGTAGATTATATAAATATGATAAGAATATGTATAACTTAAAAATTACAGATAGTTCTTATTCAACGCATAATATTTTGCTGTATGCAGACCAATTAGAATTAATCAATACTAAAACGAACTTATTAACAAAATTCAATAAAAACTCTATTCTTCCCCTTCCTATTAATCCAAAAATTGAACAAAATATAGTATAAAATGACAATCCACACTTTAGAAAAAGAAAAACACAAAGAGTTCTTGCAACAAGAACGAGTTGACCCAATTACAGGCGATATGTTGCAGGAAGGCGACCAAGTTGTGATTTGTGCAAGTTGCAAATCAGCTTTTCTAGCTGATTCTTGGTTGTATATGGACGGAAAACATTGTAATCAAATTTATACTTTAAGAGAAATTCCAATACAAAAAATTGTCAAAATTGATAGAGAATCCAGAAATGAAAGACTTGATAAACTTACTTTTTATAAATTTAATTTGGTAAAACCATCTGAAGTTACAGGAGTTTATGTGGGTATGTTTGCTTTACTGGGAGGGATATTTGAACTTTTAAGCTATTTTTTTGGAATCATGAATATTAGTTTTGGTGGTTGGATGGCTTTGGGAGTTGTTGGTTTTTTGATGGGAAAACAAATCACAAAAAATAAATCTCTACATGTTGATTCTGGTCATTTTGTTTTAAATCACGGTTTGAATAATCAAACTTCTATTTCTACTCAAGAAATTCAGAATATAGATTATAAAAAAGCAGGATTGTTTTCTAAAATTGCCAATTCACCGATTTTCAATAAAGAAGAGGATTTTTATAATTTAATTATAACTACAACCAATCAAAAAAAACATAGATTTTTCATTGCCGAAAGAGAACTAAACCGTAT contains:
- a CDS encoding C40 family peptidase; its protein translation is MDFKRTSVSFLCASLIFTCVAFTNGSSVTISKTDKITKKSKKKIHNRIISSNINSTSLAPLHTNSLLNCFSTPLVFFPPVHFSVAKDSITEISSENLADTPTKKENIQVLLDEEAKQKTNEENLELDAEEITTIDFSAPNNLAISPQLLEKIALREDFVTSVVDIAIEQEGVPYVYGGRSPKGFDCSGFVSYVYSQFNINLPASSSSYDHVGKRVKLEDAQVGDILCFTGRNSHSGRTGHVGIVVENNPNEPLKFIHAASGSRRKITYSTMESSYYKPRFRSARRISTPILEEILKDIESAE
- a CDS encoding 6-carboxytetrahydropterin synthase QueD: MVYLCRKEYFCASHRLFNPAWSDEKNEEEFGICSNQYFHGHNFELIVKVKGKINPNTGCVLDLKKLGKLIRTEIIDKVDHKNLNIQVDFLKGKIPSCEIVIMEFWKILAPKILELSEKNAVLHSLTLFETEKNYVEYFGEE
- a CDS encoding SpoIIE family protein phosphatase; protein product: MFFGLKQNVIAQNQTLSTFVPEIGFPLVHNFSSDEYNGASQNWAIAQSTNGFIYVGNNGGVLEFDGKNWRRYETANQSTVKSLAINKKGEIFVGAKGELGILKPDSTNTLKYISLLYKIPEDKRNFNDVWQIFIDEEQQEVYFRTVEQILIYKNGVFIKIIESKNKFGTSFFANNNFYVRDAERGLLKLNEDYELEEIAGQIVGGNNIYGVISKNQQNKEKNIIVLTRPEGVFEIKNKKSTQINFSALSTLNETKGYASILLPTQEIAIATLRNGVFITDLNGNIKLHLNKENILKTNTIYNLFLDKQNNLWLATGNGISCVYLSIPYSTIGEKQGVEGKGLTANYSEIYNKLYLGTTLGIYQNDYPNSTNSIDGNQKAFSLLRGTEGYGLFATSDDNKVYQGHNLGIFEIVDTVANQLAIAKKAIWTIKPISTESTTRFLTLPSKGISLFTKKKDTKNEEWKEQKYSNFKENVQDLIQYEGYWWTKSNNKGVFRFTFSENYDSLLEAKLYATDEGLLSKIGNHIYKIRDRLVVVNENTILKYNAKTDEFIKDNFFEDYFQTKKIRYLYEDKNKNIWYRIEGEKGVLWKEKNAYKKQSDIVALQSLYNEITSTQMLSDGKLVLGVENGFLFIDTKRKLEVNQKPTVEVRKIELLGENDSLLFGGVFFDADSLITYTQPNNQKLKLNYDLNALRFSFASPDMSFPEQTEYRYKLDGLDEKWSTWSSKTHKEYTNLPDKNYKFRVQARTVWGVESEEVVYEFGIDSPFYKTWSAYIIYTILIALIVWLIVRLNTKRLERDKKKLEKTITERTIEIVQQKEELQLQADNLSKANVAINNQKEELELQAENLSLANTAINEQKQEIEKSYQNVRILSQIGQKITNILDVQTLIQTVYENINTLMPADGFGIGILNNYTGKIDFEGFIENDEILPAHSDNINDTTKLSVRSLKNNQRLVINDLQSQYKEYFNTTLEDVEVGKLPYSLVYLPLSSEGEIIGVLSVQSMKKHEYSSLELDMLDTLGAYTAIALDNIKAYQIISTKNTNITDSIRYAQTIQQAVLPIEEELKAYFEEHFVIFRPKDIVSGDFYWATETKDKLFVAVVDCTGHGVPGAFMSMLGHTFLNEAVSQQNLTDPAAILEWLNKEIKISLRQEQKANADGMDISLCVIDKNKTQKEEIKITYCGAKRPLFYVLPTSELKIIKGVRRSIGEVSRRKKYINFENHEVNIPKGTMLYFFSDGFSDQSNPNGAKLGTTQVLEILPDLAAMAIEEQKQKLIELLDNHQQETPQRDDITFMGVRI
- a CDS encoding lysophospholipid acyltransferase family protein, whose protein sequence is MNIFHKIISWLLTPIFIFIFFITLCIFHVFQVISLNLFGYKGHKKSVDYMVFWLMQALRVLGARLPNMKQPNLPTDRPIIVVANHQSIYDVPAILWTFRKYHPKFVSKKELEYGTPAISYNLRHGGSVLIDRKDRKQSLTAMNQFSKYIAKNNYAGCIFPEGTRSKDGKMLDFKPAGMLMMFKSMKENPPIVVPVVIDNFWKIQRYYFKPIPFGINFQLKVLEPIDMKIWLEEGNSSTSLIAETEKRIKEALINKA
- a CDS encoding imelysin family protein, giving the protein MQTIFFKVYFGFFILFSFLGLSSCGNENETEKTEFDRKELLENVATNLIIPSYQNLEDNTDLLVEATQNFTQNPSVSTLETAQTAWKAAYLSFQDANAYNFGAAQGTLGSLLENVGTFPVSETKLENYITAGNSSFDNFDRDSRGFLGAEYLLFDKENTADVVEKYTDQNRKDYLLAVVENIQTEVTNVNTSWTTGYKETFTNNTGTDAGSGVSILFNEWSKSFESIKNFKLGLPLGRRAGQTQADPTLVEAYYSKESILFLKAHFENIERVWYGKSLNGQDGIGFEEYLLSVEGGEAIVLETKAQLEEVEKVINLLPNEDLQTQITSNSTPINNLLTEMQKLTRFLKSEMISLLGITITYDSGDGD
- the rdgB gene encoding RdgB/HAM1 family non-canonical purine NTP pyrophosphatase, whose product is MKICFATNNSKKIEEVKAALPSTIQLVSLKEIGCTEEIPETTPTIEGNSEQKAMYVYQNYATNCFADDTGLEIEALNGQPGVSSAMYADEIVGSYRDSKENMKLVLKNLNEQAENGNTNRNAQFKTVFTLVLDGKKQQFEGIIKGKIIDTPRGEDGFGYDPIFVPNGYDETFAEMPLSEKNKISHRAIATRKLVEFLNKLDEN
- a CDS encoding DUF308 domain-containing protein, giving the protein MTIHTLEKEKHKEFLQQERVDPITGDMLQEGDQVVICASCKSAFLADSWLYMDGKHCNQIYTLREIPIQKIVKIDRESRNERLDKLTFYKFNLVKPSEVTGVYVGMFALLGGIFELLSYFFGIMNISFGGWMALGVVGFLMGKQITKNKSLHVDSGHFVLNHGLNNQTSISTQEIQNIDYKKAGLFSKIANSPIFNKEEDFYNLIITTTNQKKHRFFIAERELNRILKETNIFTKYTEQGNNQIPFQNTTPIQPPNDRLDLGSPS